A region from the SAR86 cluster bacterium genome encodes:
- a CDS encoding DNA polymerase III subunit psi: protein MITPSVKTNLILKEMGLTRYELRPKTINNQEKTIHIYQKGNILTLLNVSFKDLVNEEKKLFEAILNSIQKDNFDIVKLYSGRIKDLYDCLEKLTDIKAVISFGVKLKPSFKNIINSHDLYKILENPALKKPLWQQIKNL, encoded by the coding sequence ATGATAACCCCTTCAGTAAAAACTAACCTAATATTAAAAGAAATGGGCCTTACAAGGTATGAGTTGCGCCCTAAGACTATTAATAACCAAGAAAAAACAATTCATATATATCAAAAAGGAAACATTCTAACATTACTTAATGTTTCGTTTAAGGATTTGGTGAATGAAGAAAAGAAATTATTTGAAGCAATATTAAACTCAATACAAAAAGACAATTTTGATATAGTTAAATTATATTCAGGAAGGATTAAAGATTTATATGACTGTTTAGAAAAACTTACAGATATTAAAGCAGTAATTTCATTTGGAGTTAAGCTTAAACCAAGTTTTAAAAATATTATAAATTCACATGATTTGTATAAAATTCTTGAAAATCCAGCTCTTAAAAAACCTTTATGGCAGCAAATAAAAAATTTGTAA
- the rimI gene encoding ribosomal protein S18-alanine N-acetyltransferase: MYKISLLSKADLIESYDIEKNINPKPWTFKNFMSSYEIGHKGLICRENKEILGFIIFSPIQKEAHLLNIGVKKNYQKRGVGKLLMHSMISQCKAMSIRNIYLEVRVGNKNAINFYLNFNFKKDAIREGYYSGKNPEDALLMSLQI, translated from the coding sequence ATGTATAAAATTAGTTTGTTAAGCAAAGCTGATCTTATTGAATCATATGATATCGAAAAAAATATCAATCCCAAACCATGGACTTTTAAAAATTTTATGTCGTCTTATGAAATTGGCCATAAAGGTTTAATTTGTAGAGAAAATAAAGAAATCCTTGGGTTCATTATTTTTTCACCAATTCAAAAAGAGGCACACTTATTAAATATTGGTGTAAAAAAAAATTATCAAAAAAGAGGTGTTGGAAAACTATTAATGCATTCAATGATTTCTCAATGTAAAGCTATGAGTATAAGAAATATATATCTTGAGGTAAGAGTTGGTAATAAAAATGCAATTAATTTTTATTTAAACTTTAACTTCAAGAAAGACGCAATAAGAGAAGGGTATTACTCTGGAAAAAATCCAGAAGATGCATTGTTAATGTCATTGCAAATTTAA
- a CDS encoding glutathione peroxidase, which produces MDNIFNFNVKDIDNNEISLSKYNSKTLLIVNVASYCGLTYQYKGLQQLYEKLKDKNFEVLAFPCNQFAKQEPGNNYDIKNFCETSFKVTFEVFGKIDVNGKNADPLFSYLKRKKPGAFGTQSIKWNFSKFLVNKNGEVIKRFSPRIEPKEIQKDILAIL; this is translated from the coding sequence ATGGATAACATTTTTAATTTTAACGTAAAAGATATTGATAATAATGAAATATCTTTATCAAAATATAATAGCAAAACCTTGTTAATTGTTAATGTTGCAAGTTATTGCGGACTTACATATCAATATAAAGGTCTTCAACAACTTTATGAAAAATTAAAAGATAAAAATTTTGAAGTTTTGGCATTTCCATGTAATCAATTTGCCAAACAAGAACCTGGAAATAATTACGATATTAAAAATTTTTGTGAAACGAGCTTTAAAGTTACATTTGAGGTTTTTGGTAAAATAGACGTTAATGGAAAAAATGCTGATCCTTTGTTTAGTTACCTAAAAAGAAAAAAACCAGGAGCTTTTGGTACTCAATCAATTAAGTGGAATTTTTCAAAGTTCTTAGTAAATAAAAATGGTGAGGTTATTAAAAGGTTTAGTCCCAGAATTGAGCCAAAAGAAATTCAAAAAGATATACTTGCTATTCTTTAA
- a CDS encoding GNAT family N-acetyltransferase: protein MKENIKFSWKSFHELSNDEIYEILHLRQEVFVVEQNCPYLDADYCDQDAFHLIGRESNKLVAYMRAFGPKLKYVGSSLGRVVIKKEYRNKSLGKRLTNMGVAFLNDKFPNCEVVISAQYRLKDFYKKLGFTIRGKKYLEDEIDHIQMYI, encoded by the coding sequence ATGAAAGAAAATATTAAGTTCTCGTGGAAATCTTTTCACGAATTATCTAATGATGAAATTTATGAAATTTTACATTTAAGACAAGAGGTCTTTGTTGTTGAGCAAAATTGTCCATATTTGGATGCCGATTATTGTGATCAAGATGCTTTTCATCTAATAGGCCGTGAAAGTAACAAATTAGTAGCTTATATGCGAGCATTTGGTCCAAAATTAAAATATGTTGGATCTTCTTTAGGAAGAGTAGTGATCAAAAAAGAATACAGAAATAAGTCATTAGGTAAAAGACTAACTAATATGGGAGTAGCTTTTTTAAATGACAAATTTCCTAATTGTGAAGTTGTTATTTCAGCACAATATCGTTTAAAGGACTTCTACAAAAAACTTGGTTTTACTATCAGAGGTAAAAAATATTTAGAAGATGAAATAGATCATATTCAAATGTACATCTAA
- a CDS encoding valine--tRNA ligase, protein MDKKYFPTLVEEKWVDIWSKSTFEKNDSKDSFSQVIPPPNVTGTLHMGHSFQYAIMDFYTRYNHMSGVKTHWQVGADHAGIATQLVVENNLVKKNIYRKEIGREEFVNEVWKWKNFSEEEIQSQIKRLGSSVDWKKYRFTMDDEFSDSVKKAFIDLYRKKKIYRGYRLVNWDPSLKTAVSDLEVVRQEKMGKIWSIKYPIDGSNEFIIVATTRPETMFGDMAIAVNPNDSRYKSLIGKYALLPFVGRKLPIIGDEYVDIDFGTGCLKITPGHDFNDYEIGKKYSLHEKNNVVLSSKNINDFEPINIFTDEAWTNNNVPEPFTNLDRFKVRKLVIEKLTKLKLLVKEEAYEISVPRGERSNIVIEPKLSSQWYVKTSEMAEKANAEVNNGNIKFYPKNWIKTYFNWMDNIEDWCISRQIWWGHRIPAWYDKDGNVFVGENEADVRNFYNLQNEDLSQDEDVLDTWFSSSLWPFASLGWPKDTEDFKDFFPTSLLVTGFDIIFFWVARMMMMSLEFTGKIPFKNVYVTGLIRDENGQKMSKSKGNIIDPLDLIYGISLKDLVKKRTANLMQEGTAEKIEKKTRKQFPNGIESYGTDALRMTFFSLATHTKDISFEFGRLKGYRNFCTKIWNAARFIEGYSESNETYKSQNKNDDWIYEEFTKTKKQINKNISDYRLDFAINELYEFFWNKFCDVYIEECKKSGKTKNLKPLLKEILYILHPFAPFISEEISDVIFKEKIFI, encoded by the coding sequence GTGGACAAAAAATATTTCCCAACTTTAGTTGAAGAAAAATGGGTTGATATTTGGTCAAAAAGTACTTTTGAAAAAAACGATAGTAAAGATAGTTTTTCTCAAGTAATACCTCCGCCTAATGTTACTGGTACCCTTCACATGGGACACAGTTTTCAATATGCAATAATGGATTTTTATACTAGATATAATCATATGTCTGGAGTAAAAACGCATTGGCAGGTCGGCGCAGATCATGCTGGAATTGCAACACAACTTGTAGTTGAAAATAATCTTGTTAAAAAAAATATTTATAGAAAAGAAATTGGGCGTGAAGAATTTGTTAATGAAGTTTGGAAATGGAAGAATTTTTCGGAAGAAGAAATTCAATCGCAAATTAAAAGACTAGGTTCATCCGTAGACTGGAAAAAGTACAGATTTACAATGGATGATGAATTTTCCGATTCTGTTAAAAAAGCTTTTATTGATCTATACAGGAAGAAGAAAATATATAGAGGTTACAGATTAGTTAACTGGGATCCATCTCTTAAGACTGCTGTGTCAGATTTGGAAGTTGTTCGTCAAGAAAAAATGGGCAAAATATGGTCTATAAAATACCCAATAGATGGCTCTAACGAATTTATAATTGTTGCTACAACAAGACCCGAGACAATGTTTGGGGATATGGCTATTGCGGTAAACCCTAATGATTCGAGATATAAATCTTTGATTGGAAAATATGCATTGCTACCTTTTGTTGGAAGAAAACTTCCAATTATCGGAGACGAATATGTTGATATTGATTTCGGTACGGGATGTTTAAAAATTACTCCTGGGCATGATTTTAATGATTATGAAATTGGTAAAAAATATTCACTTCATGAAAAAAATAATGTTGTCTTAAGTTCAAAAAATATCAATGATTTTGAGCCAATTAATATTTTTACAGATGAGGCTTGGACAAATAATAATGTACCTGAGCCATTTACTAATCTTGATAGGTTTAAAGTAAGAAAATTAGTTATTGAGAAACTAACGAAATTAAAACTCTTAGTTAAAGAAGAGGCATATGAAATTAGTGTGCCAAGAGGGGAAAGATCCAACATAGTAATTGAACCCAAATTAAGCAGTCAATGGTATGTCAAAACTTCAGAAATGGCTGAAAAAGCAAATGCAGAAGTTAACAATGGCAATATAAAATTTTATCCGAAAAATTGGATAAAAACATATTTTAATTGGATGGATAATATTGAAGATTGGTGCATTAGTCGCCAAATATGGTGGGGTCACAGAATACCTGCTTGGTATGATAAAGATGGAAATGTTTTTGTTGGTGAAAATGAAGCTGACGTGAGGAATTTTTATAATCTTCAAAATGAAGATCTTTCTCAAGACGAGGATGTCTTAGATACCTGGTTCTCATCAAGCCTGTGGCCGTTTGCATCTTTGGGATGGCCCAAAGATACGGAAGATTTTAAAGATTTTTTTCCTACCTCACTTTTAGTTACCGGTTTTGATATCATCTTTTTTTGGGTAGCAAGAATGATGATGATGAGTCTAGAGTTTACCGGAAAAATACCCTTCAAAAATGTTTACGTAACCGGTCTTATAAGAGACGAAAATGGGCAGAAGATGTCAAAATCAAAAGGCAACATCATAGATCCACTTGATCTAATCTATGGAATTTCTCTTAAAGATTTAGTCAAAAAAAGAACTGCGAATCTAATGCAAGAAGGCACTGCAGAAAAAATTGAAAAAAAGACTAGGAAACAATTTCCAAATGGAATTGAATCATACGGAACAGATGCTTTAAGAATGACTTTCTTTTCCTTGGCTACCCATACCAAAGACATTAGTTTTGAATTTGGAAGACTTAAAGGATATAGAAATTTTTGTACAAAAATATGGAATGCAGCTCGTTTCATAGAGGGCTATTCTGAATCAAATGAAACATATAAATCCCAAAATAAAAATGACGACTGGATTTATGAAGAGTTTACTAAGACAAAAAAACAAATTAACAAAAATATAAGTGACTATCGACTAGACTTTGCAATTAATGAGTTGTACGAATTTTTTTGGAATAAGTTCTGTGACGTATATATTGAGGAGTGTAAAAAATCAGGCAAAACTAAAAATTTAAAACCTCTTTTAAAAGAAATACTATATATATTGCATCCTTTTGCACCTTTTATATCAGAAGAAATTAGTGATGTAATTTTTAAAGAAAAAATTTTTATATAA
- a CDS encoding leucyl aminopeptidase — MAYKVLNSVSLKDTSSMRIANLNTSMLVIPVNTNTKKNKVFKEIDGVSNGYISKTIANQLRDKTNTVLLPQIQGVKAKNILLIKSLSKEDQIYKWLKHFQSITRTANQYKCNDISILIDAVAPKSKNKFWVIETIARVVESNAYIFSQTKNKTAIKPTLKRLQILTSDFSNQEILKGKQYAKKGFAIGEGVNTAKYLGDLPANHCTPRIIEKKVKAMKRDFPSLKIKSFNEKDLAKLGMGSFLSVGHGSDEPSRMMVIEYKGGSASEKPVALVGKGITFDTGGISIKPSPAMDEMKWDMCGAASVFGVMSMLARLNAKVNVVGIMACAENMPSARATKPGDVVTSMSGQTIEILNTDAEGRLVLCDALTYVGKYKPSYVIDMATLTGAVVVALGSHASGVMANNQFLADKILESGEDTGDRAWQLPLWDEYKTCTKTNFADLANIGGGREAGTIHAAAFLSKFTENYKWAHMDIAASAWNSSPKGGTGRPVPLISELLLSNKLK; from the coding sequence ATGGCATATAAAGTTTTAAATTCTGTTTCATTAAAAGATACTTCATCAATGCGTATTGCAAATCTAAATACGTCTATGCTTGTTATTCCAGTAAATACTAATACAAAAAAAAATAAAGTGTTTAAAGAAATTGATGGCGTTTCCAATGGCTATATTTCTAAAACAATAGCCAATCAATTAAGAGATAAAACAAATACCGTTTTGCTGCCTCAAATACAGGGTGTTAAAGCTAAAAATATTTTATTGATCAAATCTTTGTCAAAAGAAGATCAAATATACAAATGGTTAAAACATTTTCAATCGATTACAAGAACTGCAAATCAATATAAATGTAACGATATTTCAATTTTAATAGATGCAGTTGCTCCAAAGAGTAAGAACAAGTTTTGGGTAATTGAGACAATTGCGCGTGTTGTTGAATCAAATGCATATATTTTTTCTCAAACAAAAAATAAAACTGCAATTAAGCCAACCCTTAAGAGATTACAAATATTAACATCAGACTTTTCAAATCAAGAAATATTAAAGGGCAAACAATATGCAAAAAAAGGTTTTGCAATTGGAGAAGGTGTAAATACTGCAAAATATCTTGGTGATCTGCCTGCAAATCACTGCACACCAAGAATTATTGAAAAAAAGGTAAAAGCTATGAAAAGAGATTTTCCTAGCCTTAAAATAAAATCCTTTAATGAAAAAGATCTTGCTAAGTTAGGAATGGGATCTTTTCTTAGTGTTGGTCATGGAAGTGATGAACCTTCTCGTATGATGGTAATTGAATATAAAGGAGGCTCCGCAAGTGAAAAACCTGTTGCGCTAGTTGGCAAAGGTATAACATTTGATACTGGTGGAATTTCAATTAAGCCAAGTCCAGCTATGGATGAAATGAAATGGGATATGTGTGGTGCAGCCTCAGTTTTTGGTGTAATGAGCATGCTTGCAAGACTAAACGCAAAAGTTAATGTAGTAGGAATAATGGCATGTGCAGAGAATATGCCCTCTGCGAGAGCCACAAAACCTGGAGATGTGGTCACTTCAATGTCAGGACAAACAATAGAAATACTAAATACTGATGCTGAAGGACGCCTTGTATTATGTGATGCGCTTACATATGTTGGCAAATATAAACCTTCTTATGTAATAGATATGGCAACGCTCACAGGTGCAGTTGTAGTTGCACTAGGAAGTCATGCAAGCGGAGTTATGGCTAACAATCAGTTTCTTGCAGATAAAATTCTTGAATCAGGAGAAGATACAGGAGATAGAGCCTGGCAACTGCCACTTTGGGACGAATATAAGACATGTACAAAAACTAACTTTGCTGATTTAGCAAATATTGGTGGAGGGAGAGAAGCAGGAACAATTCATGCAGCTGCATTTCTTTCTAAATTTACTGAGAATTATAAATGGGCTCATATGGATATTGCTGCGTCGGCCTGGAATAGTTCTCCTAAAGGAGGTACAGGAAGGCCTGTGCCATTAATAAGCGAACTATTGTTGAGCAATAAACTAAAATAA
- a CDS encoding LptF/LptG family permease, which produces MKSLNTEVFKSTFGILLIFFLLVVGTRAVGYFEQASEGIINPNLIYKIIFLRIPDFITLLIPLSFFLGVLLTISRMYADREIYAFFSVGLSSIDLIKFLIPQTALYFFLTLLLSVYIAPHSKFLSEELLNQEKISDQILSIKSNDLVNLKGINGFIYSRANKEDFLEEVSLFVSNESNTTFVTAEKLFLDEETSTSNKFLLENGTLYSGIFTNNTRLTSKFEKFNFVIDSKLEKTNNLSFSKIFDFNDSSIKASTQWNISIPITIIVLMILSIYLGRVNPRQGRLSIIIPGMLIYVTYLSLLILSREQISNGTNFEMWYVHLAFICFGLIYANKEYFKISRSGIIFDKNNLHFKYALGFILLLLIFWLV; this is translated from the coding sequence TTGAAAAGTTTAAATACTGAGGTATTTAAATCAACTTTTGGTATTCTATTAATCTTTTTTTTATTAGTAGTAGGCACAAGAGCAGTAGGATATTTTGAACAAGCTTCTGAAGGTATTATTAATCCAAATCTAATATATAAGATAATTTTTTTAAGAATTCCAGATTTCATCACCTTACTGATTCCGCTATCTTTTTTTTTAGGAGTTTTACTAACTATAAGCAGAATGTACGCAGATAGAGAAATTTACGCATTTTTTTCAGTTGGTCTGTCATCAATAGATCTTATAAAGTTTCTAATACCGCAAACAGCCCTATATTTTTTTTTAACACTTTTGTTGAGCGTATACATTGCACCACATTCAAAATTTTTATCTGAAGAATTACTTAATCAGGAAAAAATATCAGATCAGATTCTTTCTATAAAGTCTAATGATTTAGTAAATTTAAAGGGAATTAATGGATTTATTTACTCAAGAGCAAACAAAGAAGATTTTCTAGAAGAAGTTTCATTGTTTGTATCGAATGAAAGTAACACAACTTTTGTGACGGCAGAAAAGCTGTTTCTTGATGAAGAAACATCTACCTCAAATAAATTTTTATTAGAAAACGGAACTTTATATAGCGGTATTTTTACAAACAATACCAGACTAACCTCAAAATTTGAAAAATTTAATTTTGTTATCGATTCAAAATTAGAAAAGACTAACAACTTAAGTTTTTCAAAAATATTTGATTTTAATGATTCTTCTATAAAAGCATCTACACAATGGAATATATCAATTCCTATAACAATAATAGTTTTAATGATTTTGAGTATTTATTTGGGAAGAGTAAATCCAAGACAAGGAAGGCTATCAATAATAATTCCTGGAATGCTTATATATGTAACATATTTAAGCCTATTAATATTAAGTAGAGAGCAGATTTCAAATGGAACCAATTTTGAAATGTGGTATGTTCATTTAGCATTTATTTGTTTTGGACTCATATATGCAAATAAAGAATATTTTAAAATAAGTAGATCTGGGATTATCTTCGATAAAAATAATCTTCATTTTAAATATGCCCTTGGATTCATTTTATTGTTGCTAATTTTTTGGTTGGTTTAG